The Camelus dromedarius isolate mCamDro1 chromosome 19, mCamDro1.pat, whole genome shotgun sequence genome segment ggccttgtgatttcttttctggGCAGTGCTGCAAATGTAAAGTGAAGTATTTCCTGAGTTCTTTAGACCGCTTCATTTGTTAATGCTCAGCTATTATTGTACCCATGTTTTTAAGAGACATGCCATGTTCAAATTTGAATATATTCTTCACGACCTCAGTGGAATCTTCATCTAATGGAGGTTTCCTCTGGCTTCCAGGCTGGAGAAATTTATTAATTGTGGGAATGGAGCTGATTCTGGCCTTAAATTCCTAAAATGCAAATGTATACTGTCCGTGAGAAGAGATTCtggcaaaataaacaaaagataaacGGGACCCATTTTTGTGTATgagaaaaaatgttgaaaatgtaCATTTCTCATTGCCGGTAGAAGTGGGggataaaaatggaatttttacaCATTGTGTGGCATTGCAAAGCGATGCCTGGCAGAACACAAGCTAGCAATATTTCTCAAGGAACACAGAAATGTTAATAGGCTCAAACCACATGATCCCATTTGTAAGATTGTATCCTAATATAATCTTGAATGTGGAAAAATTCATATCCATGAAGATGCtgttgcaacattatttacagaaGCAGATATTCCAGAGTATCCTGATGTATTACTAATAAACCAAAAtcctcatttttctcatgttaTAAACATTATTCATGTCATGTAATCTCTGAAAAACGTAACTTCAAGTGGCGGCATAAAATTCAAGACATTTCTCAGGTattgaatatttaggttgtttatGATCATCACTATTTAAAGTTATCCTGAGCACAATGAACAGAATATTATATaatgatgaaaaatgaaaaaatacagtaCACTTCATTGTCTAAAAGTGAGCCAAACTAAGTAACAATACCAAAACGTGCTTGTGTGTAATGTAACATGAAGTGGAAAAGTGAGGCTGCAGAGTTATCATGACTTAGATTACAGCTATTTTAAatcagcatatttttaaaaggttataaaGGAATCCACAACATAGCACAGTGTTCTAGAACTCAGGCGGTTAGGTCAGGCAGACCAAGGTTTGAGTCCCACTCCTGCCACCTACTAACAGGGTGACCTCAGGAaagttagttaacctctctgagtcttgtCTCCTATCTACTCTGAGgatggaataaaataaatgggGTAAAGTGTGTGCAGTGCTGGTACAAGGCTTGGCGGGTAACAATAGCATAGTCCGTGGTTATGGGTATGGTTACGCAGTGGCTCTGTTCGGAGGGGCTTAAGTGTTGTCCCTTCACCTTGACAAGAGGAAGGAAGCTGCTTGTACTGTGGGTCTGCTACATTCCAGACAAAGCCTTCGAAATTCAACTCCTGCAAGAAGCCTGGCCCGGGTGAACCTCCTCTGCTTTCCCACATCCTTTTACCGTTTCGTTGACTCCATTATGTTGAGGTTATCTGTCTGTGTGCTTGTCTCCCTACTAGCCATGTTCCTTGAGGGCATCTTGGCACCCCTAGCACAGGTCTTGGCATAAAGAAGTTAGTAGGTTCTTAAAGGATAATGAATGACTTAAGGAAAGATTATAAATGAGTGATTAAAAATCCCTTCTCCTTCTTGGGAGCTGTTTGGAGAGCATTACCTGTAGCAGAGGGAAGCCTGAGAGGACCTTGGGTTTGCACTCTTCAACCATGAAGATGACTTCAAGGAGCTGTACATCCGTCCAGCTCTGCCGATCGCCCACCAGAAAATCTTGCCCGCGGTCTCTTAGTGCCTGCGGATAGTCGAAAACGAAAGATGAGGATTTGGGGTCCTCCAAGTTAAAGTCAAAGTGGTTTGGCAGGCCTCTAAGAATTCAGAGACCTGGTTCCCGATCTTTGCCCCCAGCTCACTGTGTGAGTTTAGATAAGTCCCGCTTCTCTCCCAGGACCTCAGTGTGTTCATCTGAAAGAGGCAGGAGAGCTTAGATCCTCCTGAGGATTCTGAACACTGGAAGCAGCTCCTTCTCCTGTGCCTTCTCCACGAGCCTTTATGGAACAATTTTACCACCGCCACCTGGACCGGGGCTCCTCCTGGTCTGTGACAGTCATCTCTCCTCCCAGCATCCCAGGGCGGGAGTCTCAAGTGTGAGGCTCCCTCTCCCCAGGACCCACACCTCACTTCTACAAGCAAATTTCCGTCTACTAGGGCTTATGGGTCACTTTGAGTCAAAATCAGCCGAACACAGATGATTGGAGTAGGAGATCACTGAGGACTCGCTGTTCGAGCCCTAAAGCTCTGTGATGTTGGGACACTGGGGTGTGAGATGGGGAGTTAGAGGCATGAGTGCAGGCTCCCGTGTTCTCAGCTGTATGGTGCTGGGCACGTTACTTCGCTGCTGTTGAGTTCTGTGGGTAACAGAGGCACATCTTTCGTGGAGTTACCGTGAAGATTAGATGGCATCCCAAGCAGATGGCGTGTGTGGTGAGCACATAGTAGGGGATGAGCCATCAGTATGATTAGCAGAGCTGTCAGCGAGGATGGTACTGTCACTGCTTTCAGCCACATGCAAAGTCTCTGTTTTTCACGGTATCCCATAGTCATTGGGAACGGTGGTGCCAAACATCCATTCCATTGCCACTCTTGGTAAAATTATAAGATAGAAATCTTGTAAATTACATGCCAATTGCAAAGGGTTATATTATCCTTGAATAGTCCTGAAGGAATGCTATGGAGAAAGCCTGAGGTAAAATCTTCAGTCTAATCCATCTTCCATCTTGGACCAAGGGAACTGAAAACTCACTAAATGTCATTAAGGGAAGGGGACAACCTAGGAACTTAGAGTATCTGGGGAGTTGGTACATAAATCAAAGACAGAAGCATCAAGTAAATAATCTCCTTCACTTGACTAGGCTATACAAGGGTTAACTgtgacaaatatatttaaatggatGTACCAAATCATTCAGTTGGAACCGGTACAACTCAGTCCAGAAAGGATGGAATAAACCGGCATTGCAAGTGGCTTGGAAAAACTcgtctagttcttttttttttttttttaaccaaacgcTAACATTCTTCATGATCTTTTCCTACTGATGACTGATGTGATAATGGCAAGAGCGCTGACAATCATCCAACCCTTGTGTTAGGGATGGCACTAAGTGTTTGCTTAAAGCACAAGCtttttgaaacattatttttcagCTGTTAAAAATGCAGAGACAGATGAAAAGCAGGTGTTATTTTTTGGAACAGTTTTTCCCCTTAACTTTTAGAATATGGCATAGAATTCTGCAAAACCTTATAAAGTGCCCTGAGCCCTGATACCATcctgtgtattttagaaataaaatccatccttcccccacccccaactgtcTAATtagtgtggggttttttttctccctagaatTCTCTTTATAAGGCCCTGTTATACTCCAGAATATTCAGTCAGGTAACTGAAATTCTGTGGGCAGCAGAACCACAAAGAATGCTGAAGTTATGCAGGACATCCTTACATAAATAAAACCCAGAAGGCGGGATGGGAGAGTGGAGGGCAGATTTGTTTTATAACTGCCTTTGGGGGAGGAATTTTGCTTTCATGAAGTGTTTGGGGAATCTTTCATCCACCagtaaaattctttatttttcgtttagtcctcctcccctcctccccgccctgaTCCAAGTCACAGAGCAGGGCAGAAGTCTGCAGCTCACCTTCTCATAGACGGGGAAGAACCTTGTTGTGGCTCTTTCAAGGATGTATTGGAGGTTCATCTCCTTCTCCCCGGGCAGGGAGAGCGGGAGGAACTTGACCATGTCACTGAGGTCCTTCAAGCCTTCTGCATACATGTCGATCCTGGAGAAGGAAGGGGTGGTGAGTCAAGCGTTGCAGACAAAGGAAACTCTCACTTCGTGAGCCAAAGGGACGTGTGAAATAATGCCTCGGCTTCACCTGTCTGGGTATCAGGTGTCTCCACATTCCAGGAATTAAAGCCCAGTGTTTCTACCTGCATGCTGCTCCTTTGAGATGCTGAGATCCATCTGAGAGGGAGGAAAATTATAGGAGTAAAGTATGTGTGTGATTACATCGAGTATGTGAAACTAATGCTAAATAACACAAGCACAGACAGGGTTAAAATAATCCCTAAAAAATGATGAACTGGTACACTTTACTATGTGTAGAACAGAAAAACAACCAGGacctaccgtacagcacaggggactgtattcaatttctCGTAATAACGTATAAtcgaaaagaatctgaaaagaagaaatacctatgcatgtatatgtggaactgaattgctttgctgttacccctgaaaataacattttatatcaaCTACACccccataaaaaataaaatgtaaaaaagtcCTCAAATAATGAATTAGGCAAAGATCCTATTTGGCTATTTAAATGTTGTAATGACAGTGAGATTATCCATGCCGGCACATCCTGGGGAAGAGGTCACTGAGGACCTCTGTACTGCTGACGTCTCCACCTGGATTGAAGGTTCTCAAACTGCTCAATTTAATAAGGCACAGAACTTACCCCCACAAGTTCCCACTTGCCACCCCCCACACCTCTGTGCAGAATGAATAGAACGATAGGTATTGTGTTTGACAAGACGCCATAGCGTCGTGAAAACACCACTGGTCTGTCACTGGGAAACCTCTGTCCTCATCCAAGGTGAGcctcttaacctctctgcaccACAGTTCCTTTAGCTTGAACCTGGAATAGCCATGGGTGTCTTTGAAGATGGCCTGAAAGTCTTTGCTTCTCCTGCCCTGAGAGTAAGCCTCATTCTCCTGGTGAACCTCAGTGGGTCTTGGAGACTTGATTGACTAATAGACCAGCGGGGGGCAATCATGTTCTGAGCCTCCGAGGTGAGGTCCTTAGAAGCCTGACAGCTGCCGCCTGGTCCTCTTTCTTCTGCCTTTGTCTAAGGCAAGCCAGCCGCAGGTGCGCTGTCGGACCACACGGAGAACCTTGTGCTGTGAGGAAGCCAAGCTAGCCACACAGGGATGTCAGGTAGAGAGAGCGAGCTGCTTGGGCAGGCCTGGCTGGTCCAGTGCTCCCAGCCCAGGTGCCAGCTGTTACCAGTGAAGAACGTGTAAGAGACAGAGTGTCACCCGGCTGGCCGGGCTGCCCCACAGGACGGTGAGAAAGTGCCTGCGGCAGGAAGTCACCAGAGGAGCATTCTGCGCATTTGCGATTACGACACTGAAGGAGTTTTAAAATGGAGTGTCTCACACGTGCAAGGTTTTGTCATAACAGTATACCAAGGAAGGCAGCCTACAAATTTATTCACTTGTTTTCAATCTATAAACATGAGTTCTGTGAAAcaggtactttaaaaaaaaacattttgcatTGAAAGGAACCGTGGCACCTTAGAGAAATGACTGGGTCCGAGTCGAGAGCAGGGAGAGTCACAGGGTTAATCTGGGTCATCCCATTACACCAGATACGGAGGAAGCGGTCAGAGACCCGAGGGGAAGGTCAACATCCCCAGCAGCCATGTGGCTTCCACTGACCAAAGGTAGGACAACCTGAGCATAAGTCAGAACAGCAATAAAAGTGAATTGAAACATATCAGTGACGTTTACCTGAATGAATTCACAGTGATACTAAAACAACAATTAATTGGTCAATGTTGGAGGATGCTGGTGAGCCCACTTATTGTTTGGAAAATTGGTAAACAGAGGGCTAGCATGTCTTTCGTAAAGGAAACTGCACTCCAGGTAACCAGAGAGCAGATGAAGggacatttttatttatagaagtaCTCTAGgtaataaatgcagaaggaatgatGGCACTGAACCCCACTGGCTACTAAGGTCATAAAAGATAGACAAGCAGACATTGTGAGCTTCCTAATTGGGGGTTGAAccaacacctgtgacacaagcaGTCTTACAGAAACCACAAGAACTTGAGTCtgataaaaaaatctttaaacccAACAACCAGTTTACAGAAAAAAGAGAGCCAAAGGAATGTGTTAAACGCCACTGTAGGGATGCAATCAGCAGAAATCTGGCAGG includes the following:
- the LOC105099546 gene encoding glutathione S-transferase; protein product: MHLHHGGILMYEEVPMVEMDGMNLVETRAILRYIAAKYDLYGRTPKEQAWIDMYAEGLKDLSDMVKFLPLSLPGEKEMNLQYILERATTRFFPVYEKALRDRGQDFLVGDRQSWTDVQLLEVIFMVEECKPKVLSGFPLLQEFKARISSIPTINKFLQPGSQRKPPLDEDSTEVVKNIFKFEHGMSLKNMGTIIAEH